From Permianibacter aggregans, a single genomic window includes:
- a CDS encoding helix-turn-helix domain-containing protein, with product MRTLGTPPFTHVSFRLMPFADRLAALRKQRGLTQEALADLIGVTKTQVYRYENNGSQPTLEVIKKLAVALSVTTDELIFEVDERKADDSLLLLLEGIAQLDPDEKHVIKEMVEGILLKHQARRLFGGSSPTTKKAS from the coding sequence ATGCGTACGCTAGGCACTCCTCCGTTCACTCATGTGTCGTTTCGCCTTATGCCGTTTGCCGACCGACTGGCCGCCCTGCGCAAGCAACGCGGCCTGACCCAGGAAGCCTTGGCCGATTTGATCGGCGTGACCAAGACTCAGGTTTACCGTTACGAGAACAACGGCTCCCAGCCAACGCTGGAAGTCATCAAGAAGCTGGCCGTCGCCTTGAGCGTCACCACCGATGAACTGATTTTCGAGGTCGATGAGCGCAAGGCCGATGACAGCCTGCTCTTGTTGCTGGAAGGCATTGCCCAGCTCGACCCGGACGAGAAGCATGTGATCAAGGAGATGGTCGAAGGCATTCTGCTCAAGCATCAGGCCCGCCGCTTGTTTGGTGGCAGCTCGCCGACCACCAAGAAGGCCAGCTAA
- a CDS encoding BrnT family toxin, with protein sequence MAKPEVQYHFEWDAAKAASNRRKHGISFELAATVFRDPLMLSMFDDEHSEQEERWVTLGKAANQVLVVVVHTWRDEAANAVRIRLISARPATAAERQQYEG encoded by the coding sequence ATGGCCAAGCCGGAAGTCCAGTATCATTTTGAGTGGGATGCCGCCAAAGCCGCCAGCAATCGCCGTAAACACGGCATCAGTTTTGAGCTGGCCGCCACGGTGTTCCGCGATCCGCTGATGTTGTCGATGTTTGATGACGAACACAGCGAACAAGAGGAACGCTGGGTCACGCTCGGCAAAGCGGCGAACCAGGTGTTAGTGGTGGTGGTCCATACTTGGCGGGACGAAGCCGCCAACGCGGTACGCATCCGCCTGATCTCGGCACGGCCCGCCACCGCCGCCGAACGGCAACAGTACGAAGGGTGA
- the xerC gene encoding site-specific tyrosine recombinase XerC — MALRNKKKRSGEQIKKRDIRHSALAPYLALYLDYLRTRAYSDFTLTQNDANLRRFIEWCDERALQQPTELNRPIIERYQRHLHFYRKDNGEPLSIASQIQHLQNLRGWFKFLVREHYLPYNPAADLVMPRKPKRLPSQVLTLKQVQTILQQPDVTTLTGIRDRAILEVLYATGMRRTELTQLKRHHIDSERGTIFIEQGKGHKDRYVPIGQSAIEWLTRYLLEVRPHLILTAHEDTVFLTDYGEPLTKNRLSDLVKTYVLKAGIAHGSCHLFRHAMATHMLENGADIRFIQAMLGHSELTTTAIYTHVAVQKLKAVYDASHPTQLQRSAKDDLFDDLDAESEEE; from the coding sequence ATGGCCTTACGCAACAAGAAAAAACGCAGCGGTGAGCAAATCAAAAAACGCGACATCCGCCACAGCGCATTAGCGCCTTACCTGGCGCTGTACCTGGATTACTTACGGACGCGTGCTTACAGCGACTTTACCCTGACCCAGAACGACGCCAACTTGCGGCGCTTTATCGAATGGTGTGATGAACGGGCGTTACAGCAACCGACCGAATTAAACCGGCCGATCATCGAGCGCTACCAGCGTCACTTGCACTTTTACCGTAAAGACAACGGCGAACCGTTAAGCATCGCCAGTCAAATCCAGCATCTGCAGAATCTGCGCGGTTGGTTCAAGTTTTTAGTGCGGGAACACTACCTGCCATATAACCCGGCGGCTGACTTGGTGATGCCGCGCAAACCGAAACGCTTGCCCTCGCAAGTGTTAACGCTGAAACAAGTGCAGACCATCCTGCAGCAACCGGATGTGACCACGTTAACCGGCATCCGTGACCGCGCGATACTGGAAGTGCTGTACGCGACCGGTATGCGTCGCACTGAGTTGACGCAATTAAAACGTCATCACATTGATAGCGAACGCGGCACGATATTTATTGAGCAAGGAAAAGGCCACAAAGATCGGTATGTACCGATAGGGCAGAGCGCCATTGAGTGGTTAACGCGCTACCTGCTGGAAGTGCGACCGCATCTGATCTTAACGGCGCACGAAGACACCGTGTTCCTGACTGATTACGGCGAGCCATTAACCAAGAATCGTTTATCGGACCTGGTGAAAACCTATGTGTTGAAAGCCGGTATCGCCCACGGTTCCTGTCATCTGTTCCGCCACGCGATGGCCACACACATGCTGGAGAACGGTGCTGATATCCGCTTTATCCAGGCGATGCTCGGCCACTCGGAACTGACGACCACGGCGATTTACACTCACGTTGCCGTGCAGAAGCTGAAAGCCGTTTACGATGCCTCGCATCCGACTCAGTTGCAGCGCTCAGCAAAGGATGACTTGTTCGATGACTTGGATGCAGAAAGCGAGGAAGAGTGA